The genomic window CGTTGGCGGCATCGCCGGCGGCGCTGCACCCGCCGTTGCCCTTGTAATCGGTCACATACCAGCCCGTGCCCTTGAGCACGAACGAGGTGTTGGACATGATGCGATGGGCCGGCGCGCCGCACGCCTCGCAGGGCGCTTCGTCCACGTCGAAATGTTTCTGCAAGATTTCGGAAATCTTGCCGCACTTGTCGCATTTGTATTCATAGATGGGCATCGTACACTCCCCTTGAGGCCGCTTTCGGCCCCGTGATCGGCCGCAACAAGTCATCTTTCGGCCCCCGTTTGTCAAGGGCCGTCCGGTTGGCCGCCGCACGGCTCGGCAGCACTCGACCATGTCGAGCGCCAAAAAAATAAACGGTTACGAGAGGCAGTCAAGGGGGGATACGCGAGGAAAATCCGCCGCAGGTCCGTCACGGAGATTCCCGCGACGGTCCAAGGCGAAGCGGAGCATCATGCGGCGACCTCTCCCAGACAAGATCCGGCTTTTCGAGAGAACCCTGCGAAAAGCGTATGCATGGAGACCAAGGACGCGACATTACTCGGTCGGCCGCCGTGTCCATAACTGCATTTCCCGCATCTTCTTGCGCCGTTCCCGTTGCAAGGCCTTGCACACGAGCGGCATCCCTTTTGGATAGCCCCATTTCGCCCGGTATTCTTCCGGTGTAAGCCCGAATTTCGCCAGATGCCGCTTGGTAAGGATCTTGTACGGCTTGCCGGATTCCATACAGGTGATGGTGCGCTCCTTGACAGCCTTCTTCGGATCGAGCGCCGTGTCGCCGGACGCCAGCTCACGAGCCCCGCCACTCGCAAGATCAATGGATTTGATGCTCCCGGCCAGCTTCGACATCATGGCCGTTATTTCCTCTTCCGTCATATTGCGAACCCTGGCCTGGGCCTTCACGATATCCAAAGCAAGAGACAGATACGTATCCATGGGTCACTATCCTCCAATCAGGGATTTCATAACTGTTGCCACAAAATAGACAACACGTCAGGTTGTCAAGTCGTTCTTCACCCGAAAAAGGTTGCACCCCGCGGCAAGAGAAAATATCCCTTGATGAAATCCACCCACAAAGGAATACCCATGACGGGAAAATCTCCCCTGCCCGCCCTGTCCCGACTGCTTGCCGTCGCCGCAATGATTCTGGCCGGTTGCAGCCACGCCTACGTCAATCCCAATATCGCCGATCCGGCCGACGCCAAAAAACAATTCGCCGCCGACTCCGCCATCTGCACCCAGGAAGCCAACCAGGACGTGCCGCCCACCTACGGCATGGACCGCTTCTACTTCGACCCCACGCCGATCGCCGAAACCGAAAAATGGATGGGAAACGTGGTCGAAGACGACGACAACCTCGACGCCTACAGCGCCTGCATGCACCGCCGTGGCTGGCGCTTCAAAAAAAAGAAGTAGACGGCGACTTGGCAGGAGGGGGGCTCTGCCCCCCAGCCCCCGCCGGGAGGCCACGGGCCCCCCGGACCCCCCATCCGGTGCGCTTTGGCCGCGCGGGAGCGGGGTTGGCTGGCGGTCAGGCGGAAGCGGAGAAGATGCAGGCGGAATTTGCCGGGACGCTGCATGTCGCTTCGCGACAAGCTCGTCCCGACAAATTCCGCCTGCACCACGCCGTCGCCCCTTCGGGGCGAAAAAAGAAGAAATTTACGTCAACAGGTTGAAAGAGACGTCGCCCCCCTCCCCCGGGAAAACAACATCCTTCCTAATGCACCGTACCGCTGGTGGGATCGGACGGGTTGCCGGTCGAGGCGAGAGTGGCGCTGAAGCGGAGCACGGCCGGGTCCTTGCGCCATTCGGAGAAGAGGTTGTCCCAGTCCGAGAAGGACATGTTTTCCTGGTCGAGCTGGGCCTCGTGGCCGGACATCCAGACCGAGAAGAGCTGCATGAGCATGGCCAGCGGCTTGCTGTCGAAGGCCTTGGCCACGGTGCCGGGAGGGTAATTGCCGCCCTCCATGGACTTGAACACGAATTCCCCCACCGAGCGGCGGGAGGTTTCCATATCGATGGGCTGGCCGTTGACGCCGGAGATGAAGCTGGCCAGATCCGGGGTTTCGGCCCGCAGAACCGCCAGTTCGTCTTCCGGCACGTCCAGGTGCACCACCCCGTCCTGTTCCACGGCGAAGTAGAAACGGGCCCAGTGTTCGACCATGAAAACGCGGAATATTTCCTCGGCGGCCTTTTCCATAATGTCCATGCGGTATGCTCCTTATGGCGCGACGCGGGGGCAGCGCACGAAATGCCCCGGCACAACCTGGGTCAGTTCGGGTTCGTCGGCGGCGCACTCGGGCACGGCCAGCGCGCAACGGGGATGAAAACGGCAGCCGTGGGGCATCGCGGCCGGGTCCGGCGTATCGCCGCTCAAAGGGGCAGGCAGCCGTCGCGCCGGATCGATGCTTGGAGCCGCCGCCAGAAGCGCCCTTGTATACGGATGCAGCGGCGCGTCGTAAAGCGCCTCGGCCGGGGCCAATTCCACCACGCGGCCGAGGTACATGACAGCCACCCGGTCGCTTAAGTGCCCCACCACGGCCAGGTCGTGGGAAATAAAGAGGTAGGCCAGACCCAGCCGTTCCTTGAGATCAGCCAGCAGGTTTATGACCTGGGCCTGGACCGAGACGTCGAGGGCCGAAACCGGCTCGTCGCACACGAGCAGCCGGGGCGAGAGGGCCAGCCCGCGGGCCACGGCCACCCGCTGGCGCTGGCCGCCGGAAAACTGGTGGGGAAAGCGCTTCGCGTGTTCGGGCAAGAGTCCGACCAGGGAAAGCAACTCCAGCACACGCTCACGGCGCTTGGCCCGGTCCATGCCCGCCGCCCGCAGTCCTTCGGCCACGGACCAGCCGATGGGGAGCCGGGGATTGAGCGAGGCGAACGGGTCCTGGAAGATCATCTGCACCAGTCCCGGGAGTTTTCGGCGCATCTCGCGACCGCCTTCCCAGGGATCGTGCCCGTCCAGGCGCACGCTGCCCGTGTTTGGCGACTCGAGCCCCACAGCCAGCCGGGCCAGGGTCGACTTGCCGCAGCCCGACTCGCCCACAAGCCCCAGCGTCTCGCCCGGGGCCACGGTCAAATCCACCCCGTCCACTGCCCGCACGGTCCGGGTCGCGGCCGAAAAAAAGCCCTGGCGCGACACATAGTGCCGCCGCACGCCGACCATATCCAGTACGGGCGTGCCGTTTTCCGGCTTCGTTTCTTCCCTTCCCAGTGTACCCATAGCGGCTTCTACGGACTCTCTGCCTTATTCACGTTAAAAAGTTGAGGAAGGGGAGAGCACGAGAGGGGCTACTGCCCTTTTCAAAGGGTTTCCCCTCTCGCACCCTCTTCTCCCCTCCCCTATCCATACAACCAGCACCGCGCGCGGCGGCCGTTGTCCAGGGTGAAAAAGGGCGGCGCCTCGTGGGCGCAGGGCGCGAAGGCCCGGGGGCAGCGGGGATGAAAATGGCAACCCGTCGGCAGGGCGGACAGGCTCGGCACGGTGCCGGCGATGGGCGTCAGCCGGCCCCGGTCGGACAGACGCGGCAGCGAAGCCAAAAGCCCCTGGCTGTAGGGATGGGCCGGGCCGTCGAAAAAGGCCCGCACCCCGGCGTATTCCACCACCCGGCCGGAATACATCACGGCCACGGCATCGGCGGTCTGGGCCACCACGCCGAGGTTGTGGGTGATAAGCGCGATGGCCGTGCCCGAATCCCTGGTCAGGCCCAGCATGAGGTCGAGAATCTGGCGCTGCACCGTGACGTCCAGGGCCGTGGTCGGCTCGTCGGCGATGAGCAGCTCCGGGGACAGGATGAGCGCCATGGCGATCATGACCCGCTGGCGCTGGCCGCCGGAAAGTTCGTGGGGATAGGCGGAAAGCCGCTTCGAGACGTCCGGCAGGCCCACCCGGGAAGCCATGGCGGCGGCGGCGTCCATGGCTTCCCGGCGGGAGGCTTTGCGGTGGATGCGCACGGGCTCGGCCACCTGGTCGCCGATGGTGAGCACGGGATTGAGCGAGGTCATGGGCTCCTGAAAGATCATGGAGGCCCGGCTGCCGCGAATGGCCCGGCGTTCCCGCTCGGGCAGGGCCAGGATATCCCGGCCGTCAAAGACCGCCTTTCCAGAGACCACCCGCCCCGGCGGCGGCACGAGCCCCAGTACCGACAGGGACAGCACCGTTTTGCCGCAGCCCGACTCCCCGACAACAGCCACGACTTCTCCGCGCCCGATGGCGAGGTCCACACCGTCGACGGCCGTAAGCGCGCCTCTGGGGGCGTCAAAGACCGTGGTCAGATTTTCCACGGAGAGAAGGGCTTGTTGCATGGTCGCGGCGTTCCTGTCCCTTTCTACCGGCTTTGGAAGCCTCCAGCAAGGCCGGCCTGACGCCGTCGCGTATTTGTTTCTTGGCAATAAAGGACAAAACCGTTAGACACGCGCCATGCCTTCCCCTTCAGCTTTGCCGCATCCCCTTTTCCCCGCCGCTGCCGGTTCCCGTTGCCGTACTGGGACATGGATTCGAACGCCTTGCGCGCGCGGCCTCCTCTACCTGGCCGTGGCGGCCATGCTGGCGATGACAAACTGTATCGAGACGGCTTGCGCCGCCACGCCACAAGCGACTGCGGACAGCGTCACCTACGATGCGCCTATTGTGTCCCTTTGGCGCGATCCAAATGCCTTCTTCGCCATCCAAACCCCATATGGAGAATTCCATTATATAGGCAGCGCCACAGTTTCCTCCGACGACGGCCGACAACTTCTGCGGCTACATGATCCTGACACGGCACTGCTGAAAGCCATCTTTCTCGCCGCCGACGGCAATCCTGTCCGGATTCGCGTCAGCACTGTGGCCAAAGGCGTGCTCGTGGGCATCGACGACGTCTCCGCCACCCTGGAACCACTTTCCCCGGCCGCGCCGGCAAAATCCGCCCCGTGAAAACATCCTCCACTCGCTCCCAAAATACCTTTGCCGACTGGCCGTTATGGCTCGTACTGCTGCTTGCCGCGGCAATCCGCCTGTCGTTTCTCAACGCCATGGAACTGTGGTGGGACGAATTCGTGACGCTCGGCCGGTCGCTGCCCGCCATCCCCGCCCTGCTGTCGGGGCTTATGTACCAAAGCCCCTCGGCGGTCAGCACGGATTGCAGCCCTCCGCTGCATCACCTGCTCGTGCACGCGGCGTTGCAGTTCGGCCGGGAAGGGGCGATCATCCGGCTGCCGAGCGTAATTTTCGGCTGCCTGTCCATCGCGTGTCTGATGGGACTGTGCAAGCGCATGTACGGCCGACGCTGTGCCTTTGCCGGCGGTCTTTTTTGCGCGCTTTCCCTCTTTCACGTCTATTACTCACGGGACATTCGCTGGTACGGCGTCTATTACGGCTGCGCGCTGACCGCGCTTTACGCCCTGTACCGGGCGGTCACCGAAGACAAGACCTGGCAGTGGTGGCTCTTCTCCCTGGCCGGCGCCGCCAGTCTCTACGCTTCCTATGTCGCCGCCCCGTCGCTGGCCGGTGTAGGACTCTTCGTCGCCGGCATCGTGGTCGGGCGATTCGCCCGAGGGGAACGTCGCGAGGCCAAACGCCTCTTGCTGCGGGCCATCGTTGCTTTCGGCCTGATCATCCTGCTGTATGCGCCCTGGCTGCCGGCCCAGTATTACGCCTACCTTTCCTTTCACGGCAACGGCCGGACCAATGCCTTCGTGCTGACGGAATTCATGCGCAATGTGCGCTTTTTCCTGGAATACTTCTATCCGGGACGCTTCAACCGGCTGTACCTCGCCCTGCCCCTGGCGGCCGTGGGCTATCTTTTCGCCTTGCGCCGGGAAGGCAAACCCGGCGCCTGGATGATCCTGGCCTGGGGACTGCCGCCCATTGCCGCGGCCTATGTGGTCAAAACGGATTTCTCCGTCTCGCCCAAATACGTCATGAGCGGATTTTATCTGCTCGCCTTCGGTCTGGCCTTCGGGGCCGAGGCGGTCGCCCGCCTGCTGGACAAGGCCCTGGTCTTCGCGAAGCCGCGCCTCCGGGCCACGGCCTGCTGGGGCGGCGTCCTGGCCCTCATTTTGACGGCCGCCGCTTCCAATTTCCGGTACACCACGTTTTACCAGGGAAAAATGACGACGGACAAAGGGCCGTTACGCCAGGTCGCCTTGGCCCGGAACGACATCAACGCCGTGCTCTACGATAACGAGCACAATTTCGCCTTTGTCGGAAACTGGTATCTGGGAGACGTCTTTCCCCAGGCCAGCGGGCGCTTCGGCCGCGCCTACAAACGGTATTACCTGTTGAGCGTCGGGCATCTTTCGCCCGCCTGGGCCCGGACGCTTTTCAAGACCCAATCCTTCGACGTCCTGGTCGGCGGACTGGTCAACCGCGCCCCCATCCCCGTCATCCCCGACAAGGCCGGCCAATTCCGCTATGCCGACGATTTTCGCGATTTCAAGCTCTTTCACGACGCCTTCGCCACGGACAACGTCACGGCCACTCTCGGCGGCGGCGGACTGGTGCCGGCGGACATGACCCGGCCGGGGACGATCCTGTACGCCTTTTCCCTGGCCGACGCCCCCAACCCCACGGGAGCGAGGGTCGGGCTCACGGCCCAGTGCATGAAGCGCAACGCGTTTTTCCCCGATGCCTCGGCCACGGTCCTGGCCGGAAGCGATCCCGATCACCTGACGCCCATCGGCCGGCTGGACGCCCTGTCCCCGCCCGGGCCGCCGAAAAAAAGCGCCGGCTGGCACGGCACCTACACGCGGACGGCATCCTACGAGATTCCGGCGCGTGTCCTTGACGGCCCCATCGTCTACGTGGCCGTGACCGTTTCCGACGGCACCCGGGAGGGGCAGGTCAAGACCACCGAAGTGGCCATTGAAATCGACTGTCCCGGCCCACCGCCCGACCCGACGACGGTCCCGCGCCGCCAGTGGCGCACGATCCTGGCCAACCTCGCTCCGGGTCAGCGACCAGCGGGCGGCGCGGCCGTGAGCCCGGGTCGGCTCGCCGCCTTTTCCCGCGATCCGGACGTATTCCCCCCGGATACCGCTTCGGGCCTGGGGGGGCCTGACGACCGACAGGCCTTTCTTGCCGCCCATCCCGGGATTTCACCGGTCCATGTCATCCGCGATGCCGCCGGCGCGCCTCTCTTGGAGCTTTACGATCCCTGGCTCGCCGATCCGAACCTGCACCTGGCCGGCGACGCCCGCATGCGCGTTTCCCTGGGAGAACCGCCCCTCGGCTACGCGGCCCCGGGCAACATGCGGCCGACCCTGGCCACGTTTGCCGGCACCCCCTTGCCCCTGTCCTGCGGCCTGCCGTCGCAGGCCACGGCCGTCTACGCACGACAGGGACGAAGCTCCATCATCGCCCGGGAACTTTTCGATGCCGGCCACTTCGCTCCCGGCGACTTTTACGCCATGCGCGACGTGCGGATTCTGCCCGACGCGGCGGCGCTGACCTGCATGGGCAAGAAAGACTGTCAGGCCACCTACCGCCTCACCGCTCCCTACCCCATGAAGCGGCTGGTGGTGACGAGTTACCCTTCCGTGTTCGGCGACGCCGCGCGGCGTAATCGTTGCAGCCTCTCCGTATCGGCAAACGGCCGCCCCTTCGAGACGGTCTTTACCCTGCGCAGCCAAGGCAGCGGCACCTGGGAAAACTCGGGGAACCATCCTTTTGTGGATGCCGTGCCCCTGCCGCAGGGAACGACCGACGTGCGCGTCAGGCTGGGCATGGTCACCGACGGCAGCCAGTGGTACTCCGGCCCGAGGCTGCCCATGACCTTTGAAATCACCCTGGACACCTCCGGCATGCCGCCCATGCCGCGGGCGACCGGGGAACTCGTCAACGCCACCCCGGGCGGGCTTCCCGTCGCCCTCCGCTTTCCCGACACGCCGCCCTCGACGTTCGACCGCCTGCGGCCCGGGCTGACCGTCACGCCCTGGATGCGTCCCTTTTTCAGGTGAACCGACAGCCCTTGCCTCCGGCATTTCCACGCGTTATAAGCCCATAAAGGACCGTTCGTCTTTCCCAAGGAGGAAACCTCATGAGCTATCCGTATCGCTCGATGCAGACGACCCAGTCCCGGGTCGAAGTTTTAAACGCCTTCATGCGCGGCGTATATGGCTGGATGTGCATGGGCCTTCTCGTCACGGCCGCCGCTTCCGCCTTTGTCGTCTCGAGTCCGTCCATCCTGCAGGCCGTCTTCGGCAACCAGCTGATCTACATCGGCCTGATCATCGCCGAGCTGGCCATGGTCGTGGGGCTTGCCGCCGCCATCAATCGCCTGTCCGCCACCGCCGCCACGAGCATGTTCCTGCTCTACAGCGCCCTAAACGGCGTCACGCTCTCGGTCATCTTCGTCATTTACGCCAAGGCGGTCATCATCAACGCCTTTCTGGTCTCGGCCGGCATGTTCGGCGCCATGAGCCTTTACGGCCTGCTCACCAAGCGCGACCTGACCTCGCTCGGCAGCTTCATGTTCATGGGCCTTATCGGCATCATCATCGCGTCCATCGTCAACATCTTCACCAAGAGCGCCATGATGGACTTCATCATCTCGTGCGTGGGCGTGCTGGTGTTTATTGGCCTTACCGCCTACGACACCCAGAAGCTCAAGGTGATGGGCGACATGGCTCCGGCCGACGACGCCACGGCCGTACGCCGGGGAACGATTCTCGGCGCGCTGACCCTCTACCTCGACTTCATCAACCTCTTCCTCATGATGCTGCGTCTTTTCAGCGGCTCCAACCGCAACTAACAGGGGATTC from Solidesulfovibrio fructosivorans JJ] includes these protein-coding regions:
- a CDS encoding ABC transporter ATP-binding protein, with the protein product MQQALLSVENLTTVFDAPRGALTAVDGVDLAIGRGEVVAVVGESGCGKTVLSLSVLGLVPPPGRVVSGKAVFDGRDILALPERERRAIRGSRASMIFQEPMTSLNPVLTIGDQVAEPVRIHRKASRREAMDAAAAMASRVGLPDVSKRLSAYPHELSGGQRQRVMIAMALILSPELLIADEPTTALDVTVQRQILDLMLGLTRDSGTAIALITHNLGVVAQTADAVAVMYSGRVVEYAGVRAFFDGPAHPYSQGLLASLPRLSDRGRLTPIAGTVPSLSALPTGCHFHPRCPRAFAPCAHEAPPFFTLDNGRRARCWLYG
- a CDS encoding MucR family transcriptional regulator → MDTYLSLALDIVKAQARVRNMTEEEITAMMSKLAGSIKSIDLASGGARELASGDTALDPKKAVKERTITCMESGKPYKILTKRHLAKFGLTPEEYRAKWGYPKGMPLVCKALQRERRKKMREMQLWTRRPTE
- a CDS encoding glycosyltransferase family 39 protein — translated: MKTSSTRSQNTFADWPLWLVLLLAAAIRLSFLNAMELWWDEFVTLGRSLPAIPALLSGLMYQSPSAVSTDCSPPLHHLLVHAALQFGREGAIIRLPSVIFGCLSIACLMGLCKRMYGRRCAFAGGLFCALSLFHVYYSRDIRWYGVYYGCALTALYALYRAVTEDKTWQWWLFSLAGAASLYASYVAAPSLAGVGLFVAGIVVGRFARGERREAKRLLLRAIVAFGLIILLYAPWLPAQYYAYLSFHGNGRTNAFVLTEFMRNVRFFLEYFYPGRFNRLYLALPLAAVGYLFALRREGKPGAWMILAWGLPPIAAAYVVKTDFSVSPKYVMSGFYLLAFGLAFGAEAVARLLDKALVFAKPRLRATACWGGVLALILTAAASNFRYTTFYQGKMTTDKGPLRQVALARNDINAVLYDNEHNFAFVGNWYLGDVFPQASGRFGRAYKRYYLLSVGHLSPAWARTLFKTQSFDVLVGGLVNRAPIPVIPDKAGQFRYADDFRDFKLFHDAFATDNVTATLGGGGLVPADMTRPGTILYAFSLADAPNPTGARVGLTAQCMKRNAFFPDASATVLAGSDPDHLTPIGRLDALSPPGPPKKSAGWHGTYTRTASYEIPARVLDGPIVYVAVTVSDGTREGQVKTTEVAIEIDCPGPPPDPTTVPRRQWRTILANLAPGQRPAGGAAVSPGRLAAFSRDPDVFPPDTASGLGGPDDRQAFLAAHPGISPVHVIRDAAGAPLLELYDPWLADPNLHLAGDARMRVSLGEPPLGYAAPGNMRPTLATFAGTPLPLSCGLPSQATAVYARQGRSSIIARELFDAGHFAPGDFYAMRDVRILPDAAALTCMGKKDCQATYRLTAPYPMKRLVVTSYPSVFGDAARRNRCSLSVSANGRPFETVFTLRSQGSGTWENSGNHPFVDAVPLPQGTTDVRVRLGMVTDGSQWYSGPRLPMTFEITLDTSGMPPMPRATGELVNATPGGLPVALRFPDTPPSTFDRLRPGLTVTPWMRPFFR
- a CDS encoding ABC transporter ATP-binding protein — translated: MGTLGREETKPENGTPVLDMVGVRRHYVSRQGFFSAATRTVRAVDGVDLTVAPGETLGLVGESGCGKSTLARLAVGLESPNTGSVRLDGHDPWEGGREMRRKLPGLVQMIFQDPFASLNPRLPIGWSVAEGLRAAGMDRAKRRERVLELLSLVGLLPEHAKRFPHQFSGGQRQRVAVARGLALSPRLLVCDEPVSALDVSVQAQVINLLADLKERLGLAYLFISHDLAVVGHLSDRVAVMYLGRVVELAPAEALYDAPLHPYTRALLAAAPSIDPARRLPAPLSGDTPDPAAMPHGCRFHPRCALAVPECAADEPELTQVVPGHFVRCPRVAP
- a CDS encoding FmdB family zinc ribbon protein — encoded protein: MPIYEYKCDKCGKISEILQKHFDVDEAPCEACGAPAHRIMSNTSFVLKGTGWYVTDYKGNGGCSAAGDAANGKAHAAKSEDSSASSTTTASDSSSSCSKAPSGGCSSCSSTSSSASAAS
- a CDS encoding Bax inhibitor-1/YccA family protein, with protein sequence MSYPYRSMQTTQSRVEVLNAFMRGVYGWMCMGLLVTAAASAFVVSSPSILQAVFGNQLIYIGLIIAELAMVVGLAAAINRLSATAATSMFLLYSALNGVTLSVIFVIYAKAVIINAFLVSAGMFGAMSLYGLLTKRDLTSLGSFMFMGLIGIIIASIVNIFTKSAMMDFIISCVGVLVFIGLTAYDTQKLKVMGDMAPADDATAVRRGTILGALTLYLDFINLFLMMLRLFSGSNRN